The genome window TGAAAAGTTGAAAAGACTGAAAACTCTGTAAAAAGAGAAGGCGAATGAAAAGCCGTCGGCCTTTGGCGGCAAATGCCTTTGCCTTTAACAGAGTTTTAGctacatttttgttgcatatttgCACACGGatttacaataaattgcaattatgcAAATGAGAGAGGCAGCTCAAAGCGAACTAACTTTTAAGAACCGGCTTGAAAAAAATCTTCGCAAAATGCCAAACATTAATCACTGAGATTACTTGGGCACCATTTAGCAATTATGCTTATTGACGGGGCGTGTCAATTGGCCAGATGATTAAACGATTTCGAATCGAATCGatgtgttttgtttcgttAGGTTTCGATTTGTCTGTCCTGTTTCTAGTTTTGGGTCAAGTTCACAAAAAGCTGAGCAGGCTTTTcgcttttggcattttgctttttagaCGCTTCTCAGGCAGCGACATGAACGAGGAGACGCTCGACATACAGCGTCTCATGTCGTTCCAGACACTTGTGGATACGGATAAGCAGCTCTGTTTAGACAACTACAGTCAAGAGCGGATGGACGAGAAGCATCGCATGAATAAGTACTTCAAACGCAGCGAATACATAGCGAAACAATATCGTTGCGATCCGGCGGATAATGAATGCTTTCTCGCCTTCGATGTATACCCGGTTAATAACAAATACTGCGCGGTAATCTTCAGTCTGTGCGGCATCTCTTCACACTTTTTCTACGTGCTCTACTGGAGTGTGATCGAAGAGTCGCGACTGGAGGAACCGGAGAAATTCATTTGTGATCTTTTGGCCCACATATTCATCTCTGAAATACCCAAGCTGAAGAAGTTCTTGGTGAAGTTTGCTCTCTGCCGCAATTCGGTGATCAATGAGCGTGTGATCAAGTTGTTTGCTGAATcgaaaaaaacagcaaagtTGTACAACACTTTTCCGTTCATCTGTGAGCCGTTGGATTTGCGGCATCATCAGTTGCACGATCCGTATACGCAACATGCCTGGATGGAGATATTGCAGGGCAACATCGAGCAGACAACGGTGCGTGAGATCTTCTCGAAGTATCGGGAAATCGCCATCGAAAAAGGCAACACAATTCTTCAGCAGTTTGTCGAGCAATTCTTTTACTTAGCACGCGACTTGCTCGACAGCAGATTTCAGATAAATCTTCGACTGTGTACCATGGAGCGCATGGATAACTTTGAGCGCATCATAAGGGCGCACATGAAGGATTACACGGATAAGGTTTTGTCGCGTATGTTTGTCTTCGACCTGATAAGAGCTCTAATCCATATTTATGGCTTCTGAGAAGCaactattttgtatatataatcgATTTggcattcaaattttttgtatatacctAAATTCAATGAGTTTACATCAGCATTTTTtcatcttttctttttattgatttgaataaatatgtaaacatCAATTCGTCAGCATTCTGCTCGTTTTGTGTGCGTGGCCAGTTTCTTATGGCGACTTTGGCACTCGCTACTCAACTGTCAGGATGGCCGAGTGGTCTAAGGCGCTGCGTTCAGGTCGCAGTCTACTCTGTAGGCGTGGGTTCGAATCCCACTTCTGACAAGaacttttttttacattttttaatttttattgcgattgttttatgttgattttattGTACATTCGACATTTGCAATTAGCCAAGAGTCGCGCTGTTCCTTAACCTGCATCACACATAGCGCACATAAAAATCTAAGCACTTAACGGCCGCCAAtaaaaaagcacacacacaaatcttATCTCTTAAACGTTGTTCAGACTTTGCGAGAGGGAAAAGTGgcattaaaatgcattaaacGTGCTACTAAGGTTTTTATCTGTGTGCGTTAACAAAGTGATTTATCAATTTGCCTGACCATGGCGTGGCAGAGTTCACACGTGCCACATTTTGGCAGTAGGAAAGAATACGACGACTAAAGTGTCTGTACTGATATCTGAACTTCACTTTTCGATTTAACCTGTTTTTACTGCTTGTTCAGATAGTAATATTCAACCATTactaataaaagtaaacaaaacacattaatgtaaaaaaaaaatagctcAGACCTTGTACGACAAATGCTTTAATTcgattccaatttcaattctgTTGACGCAGTTGCAAGTCAagcataataatttaataataacagaACTGACCCAACCAAATGGCATTGAGCCCGTGCCCTGAAAATCGAAATCGCAATCCCAACTGTGTCAACTctttgtttataaacaaatgcCACAAGATATTGCAATAGTATTTccctttgttttctttttttttttgctgcactTGACAAATAGAGAAAGAAACGGTGTCACATTTCACATTATATCATTATACCTCTATAGTACACCTTCTTGATTTGATCTTTGATCTTGTGTGATCTCGAATGATATTTGAAGCTCGCAAAGTgcacaaatgaaatatgaaattgaaattgaattgaaaattgcgTGCGCAATTGTTTGCTAGACTTGAGAGTTTGACCTATTTCAAcgattataaaattaataacactTATCAAGCGGAGAGCTCGAGAGAGTGAGAATTGCAATTTTCTCTGGGCGGAAAAACTGATTGCAAAGtcgcaaattgaatttgtgtttATACTACGAATACGGCGATTAAGATTGAGGCAAAAGTTCAATGGCAAATGCGGAACATTTTTGCGGCATGTCAAAACATTTCATGCCATTTGGTTTTTTCCCCTcagataaacaaacaattaaattagtttgaaATGCGCATGCATACTCGAATTATAGCGGAAAATACTCTCGCACATTCATCTATaaataatccaacaaaatACGATTTTTGATGTCGATGTCGGTGTCGGCATCAAGTCAAAGCGTTTCCCTTTGACTGTGCAAAACAATGCTGCGTCTCTATTCGTTTTAACTTAATACAATTATAAGATGTATCGATTGTGCATTAAATTGAcgctgaaattgaaaatgaaattgaaagcatAAGGAATATATTCTCTTATACACGGTAGAGTGAGCTTCGTGAACTTGTTTCTTACccacataaatcaaatgaaaatgtcgCCAAGTGTCGAGAAACTCATTAAAATATCTTtgcaaagacaacaaaagccaacaaaGTATCCCACAGTGTCTAtctacacagagagaaaaatgtCTAGCtgttgatttaagattttttcctaaaaatcttatttcaaaatGGTTCTTTttaaaaccgaaaaaaatcttaaataagATTGTTTCAACCTAAAAAACTAACTTCAAGATTTTTCTTTATAAGATCGAAAATTTTATCAAGatttttttcaatcttaaatcaagattttttcaatcttaaaaaaaacaatcttgaaGTAAGATTTTTACGTTGAAACAATcataaatcaagatttgcattttaagatgATAAACATCTTATTtaaagattataatcttgattcgaaaatgttttattatagattgaaaagtagattgcaaatctaaatttaagattatttgatttaaaaatttggcttggtttaattttaaagatttttcaatttttcaaagaAGAGTCTAATCTTCAATTAAGACTGTTTCATCTTCACATTTGAGTTATTATCAATCTTATATCAAGTATTCAATCTATAAATAATCTAGAACGTTTTATCTTGATTTAGGACTTTGCCatcttaattcaatttaaaggCATTTCCATTGAAAACTATATTATAATCTTATACAAAGAATGTATTATCTTCGCGATTTAGATTTTGTGTTCTTGAttcaattttaagatttttcctagaaacaaaattataatctGTAATTTTCATATTGATCAATCTAGATTTTATGCAGATTTTCGAGcttgatttaagaattattCTTCTTGGTTCAACTTTgacatacaaacaaatttgattcaatattttattcttgtttttattacgTTTATTCTTTCTGtgtatataccataaataatataatcatATACTCGAACACAGTtgagtaaaaaataaatcacaaaatacaacaaaagacTGCCGCCTCTAATGAGAGAGGATCGAAAGAGCGTTAAGTCTTCAAGTGACACGCCCACAGCTGAAGAAAAACCGCAGTATTAGCGCCCTGATTTTTGTTGTAGAATGCGGGTTGACCCCATTTTCAAACTGGCCGCTGATTTCGGAACTCTTTTTTGGAAGCTTACTAagctttactttattttacatGGTTCTGTGTGGCTCTGTGACTAATCTCTTGTGGggcttgttattgttattgtttttatttaatgacGATTGTGGCCTGAAGGCGCAGCCCATAACGGGCAGAGATAAGATTTATCTAAAAAGGGGAAATAACGCTGCCGTCCGTCGTCTGGCAATTAGTCGGCATTTGTACACAAGCAGCAGATCGAATCagtttaatttgcaattattatgcCATAAAATTGCAGTTaacgtatttattttaataccgCTGCAGGCCAACCTCCAAGCAATAGCGATACTAACTGCCCATTAGttgaataatttgtaatgTAGCCCATAAATTGTTGGCAAATTAACAACAACGCAAAAGTTCTAGCAGCACAAAGTGCACAGCAAATAAATGGGAAAAGTCGAAACTAAAATCCCTTAACCGGAATAAAGATTTTGTGGTTGCCATAAACTTGTTATTTATAGCATGCTGTAAATCTAACAGCGAACATTAACAGCATAACAGCTGAGGGCACAAAAGCGGCTTTTGCTCACAGAGCAACAACTGTCAGGATGGCCGAGTGGTCTAAGGCGCTGCGTTCAGGTCGCAGTCTACTCTGTAGGCGTGGGTTCGAATCCCACTTCTGAcaagactttttttttgtacttttttagatttattttgcttttttctacAATTGATTTACATTAATCCGactgaatattaaaaaatacaagttgcttaaaacacatacacacattttaaTGGACGGCATGTGTTTTTTCGTAATAAGGCTGTGCTGGTTTCCTGGGTGTGGGGGTGTGTGGGTGTCGTCTGTTTGACTGATGGAAAACAGCAGGCATTGACTGGAAGATTCACGTAGTTGCTGTTTTTATTCGCTAATcgccctcacacacacagttgtgcgctgttttttttctgattttcgtacgaaaatgaaaactttgaTTGGGAAataaccaaaataataattaataatacaatttaattacgccgtcttatttatgtttgttcATTTATCTGCCGCCCTATTCGACTtttatgttgatttttatGCGCATCTCGCACACTGATGTGCAATTAAACAAAAGCCAGACGATCAACACAATGTATACGAAACGGAGACGGAGGCGAtactttgtgtttttgctttgtaAATATGTGTATAGAGAGATGGAATCATATTTGTCTTGGTGAAATTAGTTCGTAATTTCAATGTGCAACTCACTGAAAACGTAACTCATGCGCCTCACATAATCACAGGGAACTGTGCTTGCCGCCCCGATGATAAGCAACGGAAGCTGTGGTTGGAGACGCTGGAGACGCAGCTAGTACAAtatggatgtggatgtggatgtggatgtggatgtgggaTGTGGTTGTGGATGTTCAATCTCGGATGCTACTGACGTCTGATGACTGTCGGCTGTTTgttatttgctgtttgctgttgtttgactgactgactgactgcctgctTGCCTGCTTTGCCTTgcttacttgttgttgttgttgttgttggggtcTTTCTCGAAATTCCTTCGAGTCAATCAACCCGTCAGTTGTGGcgcttattgttgttgcttttgttattgttgtggttgttctTTCTGCGTGCTTTTAGCTTTGCTTTCTGACCAAGCGACTGACTGTGTTCACTGCTCACTTTTCGGTCATATATTTTGGACGTCGCGTCCGTTGTATTTATAGACACATGGAACACACActacactacacacacacacgaaattTGAACGTAAAGATTTCGTAATTGCATAGCACAAGAATCGCGGGGGGAAATGCGTTTTGCCAAGtgacaacaaataataaatgtggTAACAATATGGCACTTGACTCAATTGGGGATTGTCAAGGGAATCAAATTGTTAggtacaatattattattattatattttttgcgcGATAAGCCAAGTGAAGCCCCCCCTAAAAAACAAACTACACTACACACGTAGTTCTCGATACGcgtaacaaaacaaatcaaacgCACCTCGACCAGCTGTAACTTTCCGTTAATACGAAATTTTCGAACCGACGCGTTGCGCTTTTTTGCTGTTGACTGCAGCGACGCAGTGGCGCAGTCGAAggcaaaacaacagcagcgtcaAACGCAAAGCAGATCGCACGCTCAATAAGATTCGTTCCAACGAGAGAGCGGCTCTCTTTGCGCTGACGTCACAGCGTAACAGCTGTTGTGCACTGCAAGCACAGCGCAATTGTGACGTCACGCACAGCTCTAGTGCGTAACCTGCACAGCAGAACGAAGCTTGACAAAGATCGCAAGAGAGCGAAAGCGACGACgccgcagcggcagcagcagcgagagtGAGAACGACAGCGAGAATGAGAGAGGGCGCAAAAGCAgcggcgttgttgttgctgttcgctCTGTGTGGTGCGCCgtaaagttttgtttttatttctcgTGTCTTTTTATTTGTCTTGGCTTCTTCacttcactcacacacacacaaacacaagtaAACTGACAGCGTCAATCCCGCATGCGTgggcagcacacacacacacacatagagagagctTTGGCTTCGGCTTTAGCTGCACGTGCAGCGCGCCAACTCTCAAAGCAAAaccataaacaaaacaacgccaataacaacaacacggacaacaacaaaacaaaattgcatggctaattaaatttctattagccaagcagcaaaaaaagcaGTGTTTAAACAtgttttcaaattgatttcagCTCGCTTTCTTCGGAGCTGTCGCTGagacattacgtatacgccccCATAATCCACACATACAagaatatgtatgtttgtgtgtagaGCAGActtatgaattattattgcGGCTAAAAAACAATGAAACCTGTTAATTAACTTTGTACAAATTTGGCATAAAATGtcgcgacaacaacaattaatgaTTAATGTTCGCTGTGGTCAAAGTGTCTTCCCAATTGTCTGGCAGTCTGTTTTGAACTTGAAAGCGAGCATTGACTCCGAACCAAGAGGAAGTCGAATGGAGTTTTTCCTTTTGGGCCAACTCACAACTTCAGCTATCCATCTAACTTGTCACTGCTCTTGTTGACCCACTTAACTGGCCATTGTTATGCTAATTTACAAGCTGGTTGCCTGGCTGCACCCACTGCGGTTGCAGTAGTAAGTAAAAtaaagtcaagtcaagtaGTTGCTGCCACACCCCGTTGCTGTTCCATATATTTGATTCATATTTATACACATTGTGTCCAACTGACAgtagcaaacacacacaaattttgATTGATGACTTTTGATTGACATTCGGGCAATTTGCTAATTTTACGACTGCAACAGAATAGAacacaacataaaaaaatggGTCACTTGAGTTCTCCTAGAACTATGCGTCTACCATTAatcataatttgaatttatgctCAAGCACACAAgcacaattgttgctgttgaggtACTTCATGATGTTTGGTCTGCAAAATAAACATGGATAAATAACGCAAACTAAACTGGAAACTCGTATGCATTGGAAAATTTTATGCGTAAAGTTTAATTAACTTTAGCTGTCAGGTCAGCCAACTGattaacatatataaatgCCTATCAAATGTCTACAATCAAgctataaaaatgaaaatatcacttGAACACTGTGAACTGAACGCAAAGCAACGTTCGCTTCGCTTCAAAGTCAaagtggagcagcagcagcagcaacagtcgaagctaattgaaatgcattgaAAGTGCGTGTGACCAAGCAACAAGtggcaacaaccacaacaacaacaacaactccgtTACAAGTTGCAGCTGGTGGTGCGTGTGAAATGTCAACAGCGTTTGGCCATTGGGGAGCAATTTGGCTGCAGGCCAGTTGACATTTCGTTCAACtaacttaattattttgcatgcCTCATTGAAACTTCAACTGAACTCAACAGTGGGTGGgcagtagttgttgttgttgttgttgttgttgctgttactgctgttgcATAACTaatcgaaataaatataaaaagtgaCAGTTGCCAATCTGCGGACTTACTCAGTTTGATGTATGATTTTGACCTCATTTCGATTaccttttattattattatcagcTCGATGTTGCTGCGTTGCATCGCTGCATGTTTCATGCCACAAACATAATTGTACAAAATTTAAGCCTTGTTATTGCtgcctttgttgttgcctgttgtctgttgtctgttcaACACACCTTTCCATGACGCGACGACGAGTGCAATTTGTCTTTGCCTGCAGGCGCCACATGCAATATTTCATTCTCAATCCCATTCACGTAGCGCGTAGGCTGCCCAAGTTCAAAGAGTTAAGTGTGATTGGGTAACACATGTAATACATGGCGTATACTCAACacaaaaagccaacaaaaatacttttgcacTGGGAAGAGAGAGGCACACGTTGAACACATTGAATGCCATTGGTAATTGAACAGCACTCGACCAAGAGTCAGGATGGCCGAGTGGTCTAAGGCGCTGCGTTCAGGTCGCAGTCTACTCTGTAGGCGTGGGTTCGAATCCCACTTCTGACAAGAactttttttcgctttttttgtgcacaatttaaattttatgctatttttaaataatttggaaCATTTTATTGGAAAAGTTATGAATCTACCAAAAGTAAAcctgcatttttattatttaggtCATTAACATTAAACCGAAATCAATGAATGAAAGAAAGCTACCCATGTTCAATACAACCATAATCTAcaaacataccaaaaatatgacgcaaaaatactgaaacatattGAAGAAATGCTTAAGAAGGATAATTTtggtaagtaggcgtttttttccatacaaaagtatttcttaagtaaattccacaattttcatctgatcgcaaccaagtTTTCaggtattttaaatactatattattgTCATTATTTTATACACCAAAAAtcgctctagctttaaaattacacttgttattcgattttcggaagtgggcgtggcaaaattttgaaacaaaactGATCGGTGTGGAAATATTACAAATGATGGAACAAAAATCAAAGCTCTATCTTTTACAGcctctgagatccagtgtttcatacgcacagacagacagacggacagacagcctatgacagacagacaggcagacagaccgacagacggacagacagacagacagacagatagacagaaagacagacggacggacagacagacaggctaTGACAGATATGGCTATATCGCCTAGACTATTGACGCTGATTATGAATATAGTTTGGAAATGAATCCTGCTGCCGGTTAAAAACATTTCCTGGAtgtacaaagttataataccccaTAGAGCGTATAAAAAGTAAGAAACATAgttgaaaacatttattattttcaaaaagaCCTCAAacgatttaaaatattattgctcTGCATGCAAGTTATTTAGATTATCCCAAATCGCATTTAGATCAGTTGATCGCCGCTGCAATTGCTTCAATTGCACTTGTTAACTGTGAGCGCCGTTGGCGCCATTAAGAATTACAAGTAAATCAATTTATGTGCGCCTTAATTGTCAATATTCTAATCACATAATCTGAGGCGGCCAAACCGTTTCGCCTTCAAGCATTGAGTCAAACATTaagaccacacacacaactcacaACACACATTGAATGAGTGCTCCAATGATGATTATTATCGCAGTCTGGCATCGTCTTAGGCACTTCAAGTCTTCAACGAATCATTCAGTCAATCAAACTGGAGAAACCGCTGACttgttcaatttcaattgcaactgcagcagtaGTTGAGTTGCTCTTGAGGATAAGACGAGTATTTTCAGACATTGGCATGATCATTAAAACTTGATGCGTAGGCCTGACTTGCCCTATTTGTAATTATACTTGATCATTAGCGGCAATCAGACGCATAAAACCCGGCATTCCcaagttgtatttttttctattttttatagtCAAAAGTTTACGACAATTTTACATCATTTAATATTGGAGcctataaaaattaaaaacccTCAACTACTACTATTAAGATAATTTAATGGCCCCAAGGCGTGAAGCATTGAGCCGTTGAACAATTGACAACTGACTCTGCGGCTGCTTAGCAAAAACTGtttacacaatttaaattgacatGTGAgtgaagagaaaaaaaaaacgaagatgCATTATTATGAATGATGTGAGACAAGACAAACGCCTTATCTGCCACCAactgcatttttcttttttgcaaacGTCTTTTTCGCCTTCATTATACAAGAATATTTCaactattgaaatttatggcATCCACAAGTTTTCAATTGATTGGCTTTTAAATAGCAAATTAAACGTGCTTTcagcaaattattattaatgctCAAAAGAGCTGCAGTCACTCACTTCTACCCCATCGATGTTGCATAGCTACCTTTTTACTTATAACACCTGTTGGTTGTTTATGCAAAGCTTTTaacacttttaattaaattttgaatggaAAACTGTCAAATAGTCGCTGCAATTTATGGCAGGTAATTAAGATAcgaaaaatgattatttaaatgcaatgcacATTCAAATTCTGtgaatagtatttatagtttaTCATTGAAATGCGaaattatgcattttaaattccCATCCAATAGATTTTGTCTCAAATTTCACTCGAATAGCTTTTCAAAAGCTTCGAGCGCCTTTATTTAACAGGCCATAAAAGCTTTTTGTAACGAAGCGATTTAAATTATGATCTCGTACCACGAAAAAAGCTTTTGGCCATTGAAGACCACCCTCGGCACTGCGGCGCTCTCTCTTTTGTAggtgagcgaaaaagcttcGTCTCTGGTAAGTGAGAAAGCGCACAAGCGCTCAGAAACCAAGCttacaaaaaacgaaaaaacgaGCCGCGAGCTTTTCGAAGAGCGGCAAAAAGCGTTGCGTCGACCTGCTTTCAGCTTTCAATACGTTTTTTACATTATACTTGAAATGACGCAGGCGAAACTTTTGGCAGTCTTTGAGATACCATGACGTAGCTTGGACAGAACGTAATCAAAgtaaggcacacacacacacacacatacacagacacagtgTTTAAAGTTAAAGGCAAAGtgaaaatacaacaacagcaagagtaAGAACAATAACTATAACTggaattacattttaaactGCAACGGCAAAAGaagcaattgaattttaaacgCCTGGCAATAGCGACGTTGTGAAAGCTCTTGAAGAATTCAAGAAATAAAGACACATAAAGAGCGTTGATAATTGTGACAGGCAAAAAAAAGCACGCCACACAACAGACAACGTGTtgtgagttgttgttgttgttgtcgttgttgtgacTGTTGCTGTGTGGCGGCGTCTGTGGCGTGCAGTAAGGTTATTCAACCCAAGACTAGCACAGCGGCTTCATCAAGAGCAAAAGATATTGTGAGTATTGATAACTATTAAGTTTTAagttcttttctgttttttttatcataaaCTAGCGCAAACTATGTATCAACTAATTTTGCAACATTCGCAATTTCGCATTCGCCGCATTCAACtttcggcagcagcagcgggaaCGAGGCGTAAGCGCTGTTCTATCAAagcttttacttttatatggCTGTCTGGCACTCGCTGTGCACTACGCCGCAAAAGCTCTGTTCATTTTTGAATAATAAGATGAAACTGCAGCAGCGGCGTGTTACTGCCGAAAGCTGCACACAAGAGAGTGACTGACTGAGAGtccgagagagagaaaaagctTTTAACGTTTATTTTTCGTTGTGTGCGACTCCGCGCGCTCATTCATTCGCTCTCATATTTCGTTATTATGCTCAAGTTAAATAGAAAAGTAGTACAGACACATGGCGCTAATAAATAGCCCAAGCATAAGCAGCCTCCTCCCAACTCCCTCTCCCACATATCTCTTTGGCAACCATTGTAAACGACGCTTTTGATTAAATACGCTTTTTCGTAGATAACCTGACGGCAATAGAATGAGCAATCTACGCATTTGTAAAGCCATGTCGTTGCATCCCAGCGCGAATATAAAAGCTGAAAGTCAGCCAGAGCCCAGTTCGAGGATGTGTTTGATGGGCTGCGAGGCGAGTGCGACAGAGTTACGTCGATTTCCAATACACGATGTCATTCGGTAAGTGAATATGCCCAATAATATCACaccacacacataaatataccattaaatAAGTGGCCTTTTTACCGATCTACATTTAAACCTGTTTATGGAGCTCAGCTTTAACTTAGCCTTGCACTCGAGCTTGTTGCGCATCACAAATTCTCTTTTGCATACAAACAGACACCTATGCTTGtatgtagtgtgtgtgtgtgtgtgtttacaaATTGTATTCCAGACAAACCTTCTAggcacatacaaacatacctacatacatacaggTATAGCAGAGAAagagcttttgcttttggcataGCCATTCTGGCGAGTCAAAGGTTATTGAACTCATAGCGCCCGCATCAACTTCATAGAAAATTTCAATGCCATGGCAAAAACAagagctacaacaacaagtacTTGCATGCATTTCTGTTGCAATTATGCGCATTGTGGGTGTGAGGGAAACAGCGAGAGCGCCAGAGCAGCATAAGAAGCTGcgtcccacacacacacacacacagctacaTATCCCCCatgagtttatttttaactctCTGGCGCTCTCGCTCTGGCTCTCTCTTGTAATGTGCGTGCAAGGCGCTGTGCGCTCTGTTGGCcgtgaagttgttgttgcaaaaaaaaagttctgtGCAGTTGAGTTGATGGCATCAGGCTGGAGTTTAAAGTggacatacataaatacaaacgTATAATTTTCTAGCAaatatacatgcatacatacgtgGAAGGGCATATGTAatcagttaattaattaattgtgtgACATACCCATCTGTAgttaattaaagttaaattaagtAATGCAACTTTAGCACATCGACTATTTTTTGGTCTAGC of Drosophila nasuta strain 15112-1781.00 chromosome 3, ASM2355853v1, whole genome shotgun sequence contains these proteins:
- the LOC132793130 gene encoding uncharacterized protein LOC132793130 gives rise to the protein MNEETLDIQRLMSFQTLVDTDKQLCLDNYSQERMDEKHRMNKYFKRSEYIAKQYRCDPADNECFLAFDVYPVNNKYCAVIFSLCGISSHFFYVLYWSVIEESRLEEPEKFICDLLAHIFISEIPKLKKFLVKFALCRNSVINERVIKLFAESKKTAKLYNTFPFICEPLDLRHHQLHDPYTQHAWMEILQGNIEQTTVREIFSKYREIAIEKGNTILQQFVEQFFYLARDLLDSRFQINLRLCTMERMDNFERIIRAHMKDYTDKVLSRMFVFDLIRALIHIYGF